Part of the Mercenaria mercenaria strain notata chromosome 8, MADL_Memer_1, whole genome shotgun sequence genome is shown below.
attttagctggagctttgtctttcatattttctcatcattttcctatatatggccttatcccacataatcttgttttgtttttgctatattacttggtaaaTTCATCCTTGTCTTAAGAagcgatgaactcccttatgcagtcagacccgtactgtaacCCCCAAATACATATAACCTGCTTATAAAAGTCACACTTTACCTGTCTTGAAAACTTAAagttttcacaaataccagcaTTTTCAGTCCCAAAGAGAGGTTTTGCAACCGGGTTTgactgtaaatatataaataccctagcacaaACCAATAAATTAAATGCCTTTgtaaaaattcatgaagaaaaaccactaacatatacatatgtatttacaataatgtgtgtatttacatttttacacaatATCACAAAGTCTTTGAATGCCTATTGAGTGTATTAACGTCCATAAAACACCAGCTTCTGTTATCTCCATAAGTAGTACGGATATAATGGAGCAAATTTCACACGCCCATTTCCGGATTCGCTGCCATCTTCAAAACGCAGGCCTTGTCTTCCGAATGCTGACTCGGCAAATATCGCTGAAACTAATATTAACATTGTTTGTATTAAACTAATAGAGACAACGAGACCAACCTGTtgaattttgttacatttataagTTTTTATAGCACCGTGTGAACGTTTAGGTCAAGAGAGCTAAAGACGCTTTCCTACGAAGGTGAAGGCACCGGGTCTGATTTCTAGCTACTCCCATTGCGCTGTGTCCTGGGCAAgacactttatcacgattgcctcagtcgactcAGCTGTAAATGGGTGTCAACAAATTGCTGGTGGTTAGGTATAATACTTGggtttaaatgttctttaaatagaGTCGCTCAAacgctctacagagcttatgttcattgtttcaaaaAGCGAAGGTAAATAACATTTACCTTAATCTACCTTTATTTTACCGATATGGAAGTACATTTTATATGTAGAACtatttaatcaaatatatatgtagaactatttaatcaaaataaatatatataatatcaaatcTAAGATAATACGAAATATACTTACTTCGAATCGAATGTGCTGAAGATGCTGAATTTGTGGACGGGGCGGATGAGGCACGAGATGAAGgccgaactgggtcacgtggcgaCTGGGAGGCGCCTTGAGACTGCTGCATGGTTTGATTGGACTGATGTAATGACTGGGCGGGGTTTACCATTAATTTTCCTCCTTGCATTGGCAATACAGGCACTCCGATTGGTTGTCTCTGAATAACAGGTGTGTCTGTTTCACGACTGTGTTGACTGCTATTCGAAGTAAGATCATGAGTGGAAGAgttttgtttattgtttcttGCACGTGTATTTTGAGGAGGGTTACTATGTTGACTGTTTCTAGAACTCACGTCTTGGCGAGAATGACTATTTTTACTACCTCGCTGATATGAGATATTGGCGTAATGATGAAGATCGGTTCTAGCTCGATGTGGTAAAGTTCCTACAATTATTTCAATTGGAAGTGTTAAATCAAAGGCTGGTCCCACAGGATCTACCCGCAACTGAAACAAATAAGAATTGGTTCGTATTGTGATCTTTAGAACCACATGTTACGTTTTACCTTGAACAGACTTATGGCCAACAAGCTTTTATTAGTAAATGTACTTTTCTGTAACTAGCTACGGCCGAGtgaagaaaacataaaaatgttacaaataagTCAGGACGGGCGATTTGAGAAATGGTTGTTGTAGTAACAAGTCGTTGAACGTACGGGAGTGCGTAACCTTTCTCTTAACtagatatttaaatttgaaattagtAGATTTTAAACAACGTAGGTAACAAAGAACTACATACTGGAAGTACATGGGAGCTGTTTACATGGCGTGGTTTACATTGAAATAATATATGACAGGATATATTTTATCAACTTTCTGTAccttgaatttcattttttttgctaaTATTTAGTAACCGGTTAAATTTGTCGCTCTTCTCCCAAACCAAATGTTCCACTGAAACGGCGTTATTGTACAAAAAGATGCAATCAGAGAAAGCAAGCCAAGAAAAAAGGGAGCACGAATTACCTCTAGTGTGTATTTAATACTGATTATACTGCAGCCAATAAGACAGCTCGGTGGCACAGGTGGAATGACGAGCTGATCACAAAACCACGTTATCGATTCTCCTCGTCCGAACTTCCGGTCACGTTTAACCTTGCATATCTGTTTAGTTGTACTTCTACACATCGTTGTTGTCTTGTATAACGCTGTCTGGAAAAAATGACTTACACTTTataaactgtcacaaaaatagcacaataacaatctttaagtgccgtgtgacggCCATAAAAAGTCTCCCATTACTTTGATTcaagtgttgttacattttctggtcctttgtagTCATGgagttttttattcaatatctgTGTAGCAGAATTCCGGTtacgccggtgctaggggacgtgagtgTTGTTGCAATTTgaataacctctcatgaacagacttaatccagccgagtctgctattacttgtttactttctatgctttaaaatgattttcttgtagattttatCACAGAAATCACTATTGTTTTCTACAGCCgcaaattatgttaaaaattgGAATTTACTCAATAAGGAGtaatataaaatgtgttaaatgtaACGAGATACGTCGTATTTTTCAACTCAATATGCAAAAACAGGATTATATGTGAAATACTAGGAAACTTGCACTATTAGTTACAGAAATATTGggatttctacatattttattcatatgccCATCCCCTTTTACAGAACTTTTACGTTATTTATATCAATAATGAATAGCCATATATCAGTGTGATCTTTTTAGTTTTGATTCTATATATGTTCGCCATAAATACTGGCATTCTAACAAAACGTTACATACTTAATTTAGGAAAGCAATTGTTTATCAAAATTAGTAAAAAAGAACGTATTTCGTTTCTGACTAGCGGTTTGATAAATTACTTTCCTGTAAAATAAAATCCTTGAAAAACAAATAGGATAAAAATCAAAAATACGTTATAAGCATGAATTCAAAGCAGTCAGTCTCTTACCATTTTCAGTTCAACGGAACAGCATCCCATTTGCCTCGAAGACAAATTTGAAACTTCAACTGCAAATCTGATTGGCTCTCCTGGAACAAAGCCTCGTTTTGGAAGACAAAGCGACGCGCTGATTGGTCCAGACAAACAACACCAGCAGCACATATTTTTCTCCGTAGATTCTTGTACAGGAGTCTAAGATAACAAGTATAAATGTAAATTAATCAGCCATGTCTGGAATTACCGTTGCCTCAACTTCAGCTGAAATGACCTAATTGATTAAAAGCGTGTTTAAGTCTAGCCGTGAAGATGGCGCGCTTTGTCAGCTGTCATCATCTTTTTCTTGACGTCgttgatattattttcaaataatgataATGTTAAGACAGTAAGTACTGACTTTGGGTTAAATGTATATGTCTTAAAGTAGTTTTGAAACAAAAGATCTCACGAGACCGAAATtccataattattatatatatagcgGAAAAATGATGAATGAAGATGCCTTTAATTTTTCACATATTTAATAACTCTAATCCCATTTAGTAATATAAAACAATGTAACTCAACCGATTTACGGGATCTTGAGGAGTGAtactgtaaaaaaacaaagaaaaatatcaaacagggagcgAAGTTGACATTTGTAACGTCGCTTGGTAACTACATCGTTTTACTGCGGTAAATGGCGTCACTCTTTGAGTTTTTTCAAGGGACGCCACTATGTATTTATTAATGTGTTATTTCCCATTCTGGATAAAAAGTGTTAATCAATAAAGGTTCTTTTCTCCTTCTTTTGAATATATCCGtttcttgtaatttataaatATGCATTATTCTAATTTTTTGAACTAAACCTTTAAAGCAATCTGCAATATAACGACTTACTGGTAGAAGAGCGTTTTCCGGATTCCTTATATGTTGGTTATAAATAGAAGAAAATATGGGATTGAATTCAAAGAGTATTTTATACACAACTGGAAAAGGTttttagatgacatttttattttatgcccaAAATCTAAAGAGACATATCACATTTTAATAATGTAATACTAAATAAACtccataaaaacaaagacaaatatcaaacagggaatgccacgtacaaaaatcgcagcctccccaaaacgaaacctacagcacgcagacgtgcacaccgcaaacacatacacatacacgtgcatacacacaaagccaaaacacgaggacaaaacgaacaaacaatggatcacacatacatatacacgcgcacacacacaaagcctacacaagaggacaaaacgaacaaaggaacacagtggggcaccgccttggaacggtcagtggcaaaaaacaccactggggagcttaaaccggtttatggtgcgcacccaaccttactcttacccccaccatgttccaaagacacgggacagtgtaaataaaagtaatcccctccaggtgaatctctaaaaaacaaagacaaacatcaaacagggaatgccacgcaccaaaatcgcagcctccccaaaacgaaacccacagcacgcagacgtgcacaacacaaacacacacaaagccaacacacgaggacaaaacgaacaaacaaggaacacagtggggcaccgccttggcacggtcagtggcaaaaacaccactggggagcttaaaccggtttatggtccATAAAGACTTAAAGTTCACCATGCAAATCAGTACAGACGAAATGccttttttttagatattttggtcaaaatgaaaggaacagaaacaaaatttcatatagCAATATATAATAGTAGAAGTGAACTATTTAGAAATTTAAATCCTTGTGCATATATATAGTTCACATCTATCACTAAAAAGCTTGATTTTTAACACgcaactattattattattattattattattataccagatttatatagcgcccttttcatgatcaatttcacgttcaaaggcgctttacatagttcaaatgcagccacacagggcgcataattcatcctctactagtacagacacagagcgatctgaccagagggacagagtgagacaaagcccccacgacagagagatcagaaatcagatacaggctgtccggctaacttagcctagctcgttgcgaatagacagcctggttctttaacgtgcccagtgtatagcactgatacacgcaaggattgcctgggttcctgaccagtacacctctagttaggtgggaaacactgaaaagcgtttctgaaaattcccgagtagctgccggggatcgaacccccgacctcaggattggaaggccagtgtgcaaaccactgagctatccgtccacctattaCTGCATGAAGTAGTTCTACATACGCgcttaatttatattttttgtagattttaaatTTCTATATAATCAATgttgattttctacatttaaagtaaatgtttaatgataaaatatttcgatGAAGGAtgtgattttttgttgtttttttaacagaaatgaaagaaaaccttTCTACACATCAAccaaaaagaacaaaacattcaaattaaaactgaattttattctGATAATGACTTTAGGGTTATGGTTAGGGTCGAGCaagtggagtttccactttttctattttatattaacaGCACCTACTCATTAGTCATTTGATGACGACAATTTATACGTCAATATAATCTGCGTTCTAAGATTAATTAGCACCCAGTTCTTAAAGAGTCACATAGACTAAGGATTGCACAAGTATTGACATTTTTTGCCTAAATTattactttatatacatgtagtagttTCCGACCATTCTCTGTTACAAGCTCAGGTAATTTAAGCACGATGCTACTTGTAGCtgtgaaaacaaattaatcatgCCTCATTAGTATCAGTTAAGCTAGATGGAAACTAAATACAAAACTGGTTTATGTTTTAACAACTTACATCTGAATCTGGAACAGAATTTAATTCCAATGGACATATAACTGTGAATGGTAATTTGGTCTTATGTATTAGTTCTCTCCCTTTTTCTATGGTGGCTTTCACCCAGTACCTCACGTAGCCCAGCTCTCCTTCAAATGAGCATGGTAATTTAGCTGGAAGTTGGCACTGAAACGGATATGTATAACGTCCAGCTGGTAGATAGCACTTATCAGGACGTTCTCCCGTACctgaaatgttatttatatgttattagttttgaaattaaatacaaGCTAGCTGCACGACTTCCTTATGTGAAAGAATATACAACCCAAAGCGAGGTTTCGAGCTCGCAGCTGTGAAGACAAGTAACGTAAGTCGGGGATCTTAGgcactcggccacagaggtccCTTCATCTAAATAAGGTAGTCTTAAATGCCCGCATAAGAAGAAAACATATCCTTTCATCATAATCAAACTGGCAAACGTTGCATTTCAATTTAcgtttattatttgttttatattttttcgcTTCTGTTCATGCTTCAGTAAACTAATGCTAATCCCAAGTGGGGGTGGGGGCTGGGGGGACCTTTCTTTAGATGAGATATTACACATTTTCTTTCTTTACCTAACAAACCAATATATATGACGTTCTCCCGTACCTGAAATATTAATAACATGGtatatgttttgaaattaaatacaaGCTAGCTGCATGGCttccttatttaaaaaaaaaaaacccaaagcgAGGCTTAGAACTCgcagcggtgaggggcaagtaacgTAAGTCGGGGATCTTAAGCACTCGGTCGCAGAGGCCCCTTCGTCTAAATACGGTTTCTTAAACGCCCGCCCGCATAAGAAAACACATCCTTTCATCATAATCAAACTGGCAAAGTTTGCATTTCATTTTACGTTTATTATTTTCTTTCTCACTTCTGTTGCTGTTTCAGTAAACTAACGCTTGCAATCAACtttcttaaacattttctttctttatctGAATTGATAACGAACCTCTACATATTTACTGATTACCTTTAGAAAAATGTTCATTGCTCTTTTCTTCTGCCTTTCCTTTGTCAAAACAGTATTAAAATTATGCACATGTTCGTTTTTCTGTCACAAAATGCCATATTATGGTAATCTATTTTCCGACATGATAAACATTTGAGCTAGCGACATTTAGAATCAAACATTACCATTCCCGACCACAAACAAATTATATGAACAAATAATTCAACGCACTGCCCAGCTTTGCCCTTAAACCATAAAATTAATCGATTTTGCTAGATTCTAACAACAGAATATTCCTCGGTATGTGCAAAGTTGCACGCAAACCATCAGATTAATCTTGGAGCAGTGCTTTACCATCTCCTCAGTCGGGAAGCACATTCATCAAGTCAGAattgtctgttattattttgactGGTTCCGTTCTATGCTTGCAAAAGACCTTCTTATAGAAAATTTACCACCGTATGTGACGCTCGGAAGCCGTAAAGATCTCAATGCACCcagagttgttttattttctaattctCAGGGTTCATTTAAATTATGTGTATAAAAGAATTCCACATAAGCTAGAACTAGGAGAATTGAGAGATGTTAGACTCTACACAGTCAAACCGGAAGTGCTTCCATATTATTTTGCTGCGTTCTATAAATCTGAGGGAccatataataaattttattttgtagggAAGATAAACGTAGCTCTGAAACAGTTAGATCAATCAACCATACCGAGTCCTGAGACGACAAACATATATTTTCACCAAATAAGACTTGGGTATGCTCAAAGAAGCTCCCACGGTGTAAGATCAAATGGCACTAAACACTTACCCTGACCAAATAACACTAACGTATGCTCAAAGTAATCCTCTGACGCGGAATGGTGGTGTGTATCCTTAAATCTTGGTTCTCCTGGGCCTCGCAATTTCTGTTCCGTCCAGTGGacataaccttgaccttttattgTGATAGATATTGCTGAAATGAGAAATTGGTCTATATACATATCAAATCAAAAAACCTTACTGCTTTAGTCAACCTAGTGTATTGAGCAAGGGGAGCTTTGACTTGAGCTACCAAAAGAAAATCCACTCCATATACTGTCTAAAGGAGTATGAAAACGAAAATGAAATGGTACAACAAAGAAATAAGTATTAGCTTTGTACGTAAGATACGGTGCGAGAAAAATCGTGTTCAgacatgcaaaacta
Proteins encoded:
- the LOC123565559 gene encoding uncharacterized protein LOC123565559 isoform X1: MYEEVKLCVKHVNTLSEFFSSEIGLFQGEITSPIMFSLFLNDLENALQENLYDGITLDQISIYLLLFADDAVICSDSAQGLQNSLDSLETYCTKWNLTVNVAISITIKGQGYVHWTEQKLRGPGEPRFKDTHHHSASEDYFEHTLVLFGQGTGERPDKCYLPAGRYTYPFQCQLPAKLPCSFEGELGYVRYWVKATIEKGRELIHKTKLPFTVICPLELNSVPDSDTPVQESTEKNMCCWCCLSGPISASLCLPKRGFVPGEPIRFAVEVSNLSSRQMGCCSVELKMTALYKTTTMCRSTTKQICKVKRDRKFGRGESITWFCDQLVIPPVPPSCLIGCSIISIKYTLELRVDPVGPAFDLTLPIEIIVGTLPHRARTDLHHYANISYQRGSKNSHSRQDVSSRNSQHSNPPQNTRARNNKQNSSTHDLTSNSSQHSRETDTPVIQRQPIGVPVLPMQGGKLMVNPAQSLHQSNQTMQQSQGASQSPRDPVRPSSRASSAPSTNSASSAHSIRISAIFAESAFGRQGLRFEDGSESGNGRVKFAPLYPYYLWR
- the LOC123565559 gene encoding arrestin domain-containing protein 3-like isoform X4 — translated: MGQKKVIEEFSVNLQSRPSVYGPIYLTGDTVMGHLRLEIVQLLSLTSISITIKGQGYVHWTEQKLRGPGEPRFKDTHHHSASEDYFEHTLVLFGQGTGERPDKCYLPAGRYTYPFQCQLPAKLPCSFEGELGYVRYWVKATIEKGRELIHKTKLPFTVICPLELNSVPDSDTPVQESTEKNMCCWCCLSGPISASLCLPKRGFVPGEPIRFAVEVSNLSSRQMGCCSVELKMTALYKTTTMCRSTTKQICKVKRDRKFGRGESITWFCDQLVIPPVPPSCLIGCSIISIKYTLELRVDPVGPAFDLTLPIEIIVGTLPHRARTDLHHYANISYQRGSKNSHSRQDVSSRNSQHSNPPQNTRARNNKQNSSTHDLTSNSSQHSRETDTPVIQRQPIGVPVLPMQGGKLMVNPAQSLHQSNQTMQQSQGASQSPRDPVRPSSRASSAPSTNSASSAHSIRISAIFAESAFGRQGLRFEDGSESGNGRVKFAPLYPYYLWR
- the LOC123565559 gene encoding arrestin domain-containing protein 3-like isoform X5; the protein is MGKVKLFEISLTNKAHLYFTSEYVKGVLSVETDRELKLSAISITIKGQGYVHWTEQKLRGPGEPRFKDTHHHSASEDYFEHTLVLFGQGTGERPDKCYLPAGRYTYPFQCQLPAKLPCSFEGELGYVRYWVKATIEKGRELIHKTKLPFTVICPLELNSVPDSDTPVQESTEKNMCCWCCLSGPISASLCLPKRGFVPGEPIRFAVEVSNLSSRQMGCCSVELKMTALYKTTTMCRSTTKQICKVKRDRKFGRGESITWFCDQLVIPPVPPSCLIGCSIISIKYTLELRVDPVGPAFDLTLPIEIIVGTLPHRARTDLHHYANISYQRGSKNSHSRQDVSSRNSQHSNPPQNTRARNNKQNSSTHDLTSNSSQHSRETDTPVIQRQPIGVPVLPMQGGKLMVNPAQSLHQSNQTMQQSQGASQSPRDPVRPSSRASSAPSTNSASSAHSIRISAIFAESAFGRQGLRFEDGSESGNGRVKFAPLYPYYLWR
- the LOC123565559 gene encoding arrestin domain-containing protein 3-like isoform X2, producing the protein MGQRKVVEEFSVTLQSRPSVHGPIYMTADTVKGHVRLEILQHLSLTYDAVICSDSAQGLQNSLDSLETYCTKWNLTVNVAISITIKGQGYVHWTEQKLRGPGEPRFKDTHHHSASEDYFEHTLVLFGQGTGERPDKCYLPAGRYTYPFQCQLPAKLPCSFEGELGYVRYWVKATIEKGRELIHKTKLPFTVICPLELNSVPDSDTPVQESTEKNMCCWCCLSGPISASLCLPKRGFVPGEPIRFAVEVSNLSSRQMGCCSVELKMTALYKTTTMCRSTTKQICKVKRDRKFGRGESITWFCDQLVIPPVPPSCLIGCSIISIKYTLELRVDPVGPAFDLTLPIEIIVGTLPHRARTDLHHYANISYQRGSKNSHSRQDVSSRNSQHSNPPQNTRARNNKQNSSTHDLTSNSSQHSRETDTPVIQRQPIGVPVLPMQGGKLMVNPAQSLHQSNQTMQQSQGASQSPRDPVRPSSRASSAPSTNSASSAHSIRISAIFAESAFGRQGLRFEDGSESGNGRVKFAPLYPYYLWR
- the LOC123565559 gene encoding arrestin domain-containing protein 3-like isoform X3, giving the protein MGQRKVVEEFSVTLQSRPSVHGPIYMTADTVKGHVRLEILQHLSLTSISITIKGQGYVHWTEQKLRGPGEPRFKDTHHHSASEDYFEHTLVLFGQGTGERPDKCYLPAGRYTYPFQCQLPAKLPCSFEGELGYVRYWVKATIEKGRELIHKTKLPFTVICPLELNSVPDSDTPVQESTEKNMCCWCCLSGPISASLCLPKRGFVPGEPIRFAVEVSNLSSRQMGCCSVELKMTALYKTTTMCRSTTKQICKVKRDRKFGRGESITWFCDQLVIPPVPPSCLIGCSIISIKYTLELRVDPVGPAFDLTLPIEIIVGTLPHRARTDLHHYANISYQRGSKNSHSRQDVSSRNSQHSNPPQNTRARNNKQNSSTHDLTSNSSQHSRETDTPVIQRQPIGVPVLPMQGGKLMVNPAQSLHQSNQTMQQSQGASQSPRDPVRPSSRASSAPSTNSASSAHSIRISAIFAESAFGRQGLRFEDGSESGNGRVKFAPLYPYYLWR
- the LOC123565559 gene encoding arrestin domain-containing protein 3-like isoform X6 — translated: MGRITIFEISLLKKVHIFFTKEHVQGELTLETEKDLKLSAISITIKGQGYVHWTEQKLRGPGEPRFKDTHHHSASEDYFEHTLVLFGQGTGERPDKCYLPAGRYTYPFQCQLPAKLPCSFEGELGYVRYWVKATIEKGRELIHKTKLPFTVICPLELNSVPDSDTPVQESTEKNMCCWCCLSGPISASLCLPKRGFVPGEPIRFAVEVSNLSSRQMGCCSVELKMTALYKTTTMCRSTTKQICKVKRDRKFGRGESITWFCDQLVIPPVPPSCLIGCSIISIKYTLELRVDPVGPAFDLTLPIEIIVGTLPHRARTDLHHYANISYQRGSKNSHSRQDVSSRNSQHSNPPQNTRARNNKQNSSTHDLTSNSSQHSRETDTPVIQRQPIGVPVLPMQGGKLMVNPAQSLHQSNQTMQQSQGASQSPRDPVRPSSRASSAPSTNSASSAHSIRISAIFAESAFGRQGLRFEDGSESGNGRVKFAPLYPYYLWR